The Thermanaerovibrio acidaminovorans DSM 6589 genome contains a region encoding:
- a CDS encoding proline racemase family protein, with protein MIRLRLRRMVSVVDTHTGGEPTRIILSGGPILKGRTMLDRWEEFASAHDAFREFVMREPRGHGDMFGVMITPPCSDEAHCGVIFMDTGGCLTMCGHGSIGLARTLLELGMVTGESPCADVVLDTPAGIVRVTVDIREDGRIGEATLMNVPSFLYAEDLKVRLSDGTDVTLQVAFGGNFFAIVPAQQLGLSIVSDEARRIQALGLEIRDLVNRKLEASHPEDPRICGVELVEFSLKTGERSARNCVVFGQGSLDRSPCGTGTSAKMAVLAALGELKPGEEFVHQGIVGSTFRAFYRPGPVIGGFDSIIPYIKGTSSVTGFNLLLEQDGDMFPRGFLLGRA; from the coding sequence GTGATCCGATTGAGGCTTCGTCGAATGGTCAGCGTGGTTGACACCCACACCGGTGGGGAGCCCACCAGGATAATCCTCTCCGGGGGGCCCATCCTGAAGGGGAGGACCATGTTGGACCGGTGGGAGGAGTTCGCCTCCGCCCACGACGCCTTCCGGGAGTTCGTCATGCGGGAGCCCCGGGGTCACGGGGACATGTTCGGCGTCATGATAACCCCCCCGTGCTCCGATGAGGCCCACTGTGGGGTCATCTTCATGGACACCGGCGGGTGCCTCACCATGTGCGGACACGGTTCCATCGGCCTGGCCAGGACCCTGCTGGAGCTGGGGATGGTGACCGGCGAGAGTCCCTGCGCCGATGTGGTTTTGGACACCCCCGCGGGGATCGTTAGGGTCACCGTGGACATCAGGGAGGACGGTCGGATTGGGGAGGCCACCCTCATGAACGTACCGTCCTTCCTCTATGCGGAAGACCTGAAGGTAAGGCTGTCGGATGGCACGGACGTCACCCTCCAGGTGGCCTTCGGGGGCAACTTCTTTGCCATAGTCCCCGCCCAGCAGCTGGGGCTCTCCATCGTTTCCGATGAGGCCCGGCGGATCCAGGCCCTTGGGCTCGAGATAAGGGACCTGGTGAACCGAAAGCTCGAGGCATCTCACCCGGAGGATCCCCGGATCTGCGGGGTGGAGCTGGTGGAGTTCTCCCTGAAGACCGGGGAAAGGTCCGCCAGGAACTGCGTGGTCTTCGGGCAGGGGTCCCTGGACCGCTCCCCCTGCGGGACCGGAACCTCCGCCAAGATGGCGGTCCTGGCGGCGTTGGGGGAGCTCAAGCCCGGGGAGGAGTTCGTCCACCAGGGCATAGTGGGGAGCACCTTCCGGGCCTTCTACAGGCCCGGACCCGTGATCGGCGGCTTCGACTCCATCATCCCCTACATCAAGGGGACCTCCAGCGTCACCGGCTTCAACCTGCTGCTGGAGCAGGACGGGGACATGTTTCCCCGGGGCTTCCTCCTGGGGAGGGCTTAG
- a CDS encoding FlgT C-terminal domain-containing protein yields the protein MRKPLRIALAVLALALLWGSSCLAQVVGADDRYMKIRIASPIHNLTSVRVWRSRYDPSDGLPDRMTQYFHNLLKSAPMVEATLLDKEIGAGWPVRGFGPNDVVVKLNLEDLRIEKKDLVGSRMRAYASVRMTVYGATSKDPIYTWVANSELERWTPEYRDLKEPYFWRDFEGTVCWSAVRDALDRCAEELMSVRRGYRVLGRIVAVARPAEGLKWDRDVKRFHVNLGKDETLQEGDLLAVVRSTVTRTVDGEEPVMIYPQKVATVKVVYLSDRDGVVQVVSEPKDYPVQVGDVVLMPLTTPRKGRF from the coding sequence TTGAGAAAGCCTCTTCGAATAGCCTTGGCGGTTCTTGCCCTGGCCCTGCTCTGGGGGAGCTCCTGCCTCGCCCAGGTGGTTGGGGCCGATGACCGGTACATGAAGATAAGGATAGCCTCGCCGATACACAACCTGACCTCCGTCCGGGTGTGGAGGTCCCGGTACGACCCCTCCGACGGGCTACCGGACAGGATGACCCAGTACTTCCACAACCTGCTCAAGTCTGCCCCAATGGTGGAGGCCACGCTACTGGACAAGGAAATCGGGGCCGGATGGCCCGTCAGGGGCTTCGGCCCCAACGACGTGGTGGTGAAGCTTAACTTGGAGGACCTTAGGATCGAAAAGAAGGACCTGGTTGGGTCCCGGATGAGGGCCTACGCGTCGGTCAGGATGACCGTGTACGGCGCCACCTCCAAGGACCCGATCTACACCTGGGTGGCCAACTCGGAGCTGGAGCGTTGGACCCCCGAGTATCGGGACCTCAAGGAGCCCTACTTCTGGCGGGACTTCGAGGGGACCGTCTGCTGGTCCGCCGTGCGGGACGCGCTGGACCGGTGCGCTGAGGAGCTCATGTCGGTCCGCCGGGGCTACCGGGTCCTGGGGCGCATCGTGGCGGTGGCCCGGCCGGCAGAGGGGCTCAAGTGGGATAGGGACGTCAAGCGGTTCCACGTGAACCTGGGCAAGGACGAGACGCTTCAGGAGGGGGATCTGCTGGCGGTGGTTAGGTCCACCGTCACCAGGACCGTGGACGGGGAGGAGCCGGTGATGATCTACCCCCAGAAGGTGGCCACCGTCAAGGTGGTCTACCTGTCCGACCGGGACGGGGTGGTCCAGGTGGTGAGCGAGCCCAAGGACTACCCGGTACAGGTGGGGGACGTGGTCCTGATGCCCCTCACCACCCCCAGGAAGGGCAGGTTCTGA
- the panB gene encoding 3-methyl-2-oxobutanoate hydroxymethyltransferase, whose translation MDRPKVTIPALREMKARGEKIVMHTAYNHWQAQMAELAGADTILVGDSAGMVEHGFTSTVPVTMEMMLLHCAAVVRGSRSPFIIGDMPFMSYEVSIQEAVRNAGRLVKEGGVDAVKLEGGTSRAQTIEAIVRAGIPVVGHVGLTPQSATQLGGFKVQGKDRERARQVLEDAMAVQEAGACMVVLECVPTPLAKVITERLSIPTVGIGAGPHCDGQVLVFHDVLGIFDAFKPKFVKRYMNCRDAMIQALREYTQEVRSAAFPGEEHGFSMDEDQLEGL comes from the coding sequence ATGGACAGGCCAAAGGTCACCATCCCCGCCCTTCGGGAGATGAAGGCCCGGGGAGAGAAGATAGTGATGCACACCGCCTACAACCACTGGCAGGCCCAGATGGCGGAGCTGGCGGGGGCGGACACCATACTGGTGGGGGACTCGGCGGGGATGGTGGAGCACGGCTTCACCTCCACCGTGCCGGTCACCATGGAGATGATGCTCCTCCACTGCGCCGCGGTGGTCAGGGGCTCCAGGTCACCCTTCATCATCGGGGACATGCCCTTCATGTCCTACGAGGTCTCCATTCAGGAGGCGGTCCGAAACGCGGGGCGCCTGGTGAAGGAGGGCGGGGTGGACGCGGTTAAGCTGGAGGGTGGCACCTCCCGGGCCCAGACCATAGAGGCCATCGTAAGGGCGGGGATACCGGTGGTGGGACACGTGGGGCTCACCCCCCAGAGCGCCACCCAGCTGGGGGGCTTCAAGGTCCAGGGCAAGGACCGGGAGCGGGCCAGGCAGGTCCTTGAGGACGCCATGGCGGTCCAGGAGGCGGGGGCTTGCATGGTGGTGCTGGAGTGCGTACCTACCCCGCTGGCCAAGGTGATCACCGAGAGGCTCTCCATCCCCACCGTGGGCATAGGGGCGGGACCCCACTGCGACGGGCAGGTGCTGGTGTTCCACGACGTGCTGGGCATCTTTGACGCCTTCAAGCCCAAGTTCGTGAAGCGATACATGAACTGCCGGGATGCTATGATCCAGGCCCTCCGGGAGTACACCCAGGAGGTCCGATCCGCCGCCTTCCCCGGGGAGGAGCACGGCTTCTCCATGGACGAGGACCAGCTGGAGGGGCTCTAG
- the panD gene encoding aspartate 1-decarboxylase, which translates to MFLKMCRSKIHRATVTEANLHYVGSITIGKDLLELSGILPGEAVQVVDIDNGNRLETYVIQGPEGTICLNGAAARLVQPGDKVIIMAFCWMTPEEARDHRLKVVLVDQDNRPTEVTDREDHGTIF; encoded by the coding sequence GTGTTCCTTAAGATGTGCAGAAGCAAGATCCACCGAGCCACGGTCACGGAGGCCAACCTCCACTACGTGGGGAGCATAACCATAGGGAAGGACCTCTTGGAGCTGTCGGGGATCCTGCCCGGCGAGGCGGTCCAAGTGGTGGACATAGACAACGGCAACCGGCTGGAGACCTACGTCATCCAGGGACCCGAGGGCACCATATGTCTGAACGGGGCCGCCGCCCGACTGGTTCAGCCGGGGGACAAGGTTATAATAATGGCCTTCTGCTGGATGACCCCCGAGGAGGCACGGGACCACAGGCTCAAGGTGGTCCTGGTGGACCAGGACAATCGGCCCACGGAGGTGACCGATCGGGAGGATCACGGCACCATATTCTGA
- the panC gene encoding pantoate--beta-alanine ligase: protein MIIAKTPEEVRDALKGTGTVGLVPTMGYLHDGHLSLVRRSVAENQTTAVSIFVNPTQFGPHEDLSRYPRDLKRDLELLEPLGVDLVFTPEPEAMYHRDHSTWVEEVNLARGLCGASRPGHFRGVCTVVLKLFNIVKPNRAYFGEKDYQQLKVIQRMVRDLNLDVQVVGCPIAREEDGLAMSSRNVYLSPEERSLALCLSRAVNRAQAEASRGVSDPASIVEAALSEIPDHPSITVDYIKLVDCDTLEELETLKSAGRILLAVRVGSTRLIDNGMVKPNGGV, encoded by the coding sequence ATGATCATCGCCAAGACCCCAGAGGAGGTACGGGACGCCCTCAAGGGGACCGGCACCGTGGGGCTGGTGCCCACCATGGGGTACCTGCACGACGGGCACCTGTCCCTGGTGAGGCGCTCCGTGGCGGAGAACCAGACCACCGCGGTATCCATATTCGTGAACCCAACCCAGTTCGGCCCCCACGAGGACCTGTCCCGCTACCCCCGGGACCTTAAGCGGGACCTGGAGCTCCTGGAACCCCTGGGGGTTGACCTGGTCTTCACCCCGGAGCCGGAGGCCATGTACCACCGGGACCACTCCACCTGGGTGGAGGAGGTGAACCTCGCCAGGGGGCTATGCGGCGCCAGCCGTCCGGGACACTTCCGGGGGGTCTGCACCGTGGTCCTGAAGCTTTTCAACATAGTGAAGCCAAACAGGGCCTACTTCGGCGAGAAGGACTACCAGCAGCTGAAGGTGATCCAGCGGATGGTGAGGGACCTGAACCTGGACGTGCAGGTGGTGGGCTGCCCCATAGCCCGGGAGGAGGACGGGCTCGCCATGAGCAGTCGGAACGTCTACCTCTCCCCGGAGGAGAGGTCCCTGGCCCTTTGCCTATCCCGGGCGGTGAACCGGGCCCAGGCGGAAGCATCCCGGGGCGTCTCAGACCCGGCTTCAATAGTCGAGGCGGCCCTCTCGGAGATACCGGACCACCCCTCCATTACGGTGGACTACATTAAGTTGGTGGACTGCGATACCCTGGAGGAGCTGGAAACGTTGAAGTCCGCGGGACGCATCCTGCTGGCGGTCCGGGTTGGATCCACCCGGCTCATAGACAACGGCATGGTAAAGCCGAACGGGGGTGTCTAG
- a CDS encoding patatin-like phospholipase family protein, which yields MTVLRRSTLALFVGISLLIHLATPSAIMGSQGDGVVLVLSGGGTKGLAHIGVLKVLEEAGVRIDGIVGTSMGAIIGGLYACGYSAHDLERLVMENSILDLLYDRTPQDIPDASLNRLPKGRSGLFDFHFDKDHNRVGPMGGMSATRLVSFLSRVTGERFQGGDFDRLRIPFAAVATDLETGETVVLRRGNLAYAMRASMAIPGIFDPWMVDGRLLVDGGLVANLPVSIARELFPGRKVLAVNLSDMGVKNRREIRTLYDVVAQSLNIITAPSIRSEASKADLLVEPDVGRFGLLDPGGYDRIIAAGVEAARGLGDRIAALSPRDGAPPASPALLAKEPPVVMSVQVEGLPPEMARDVEEHLRPWVGKGLDMEAVLREADRLSRREDFVSVNGYARPRDDRGVDVVMSFQRRPPIEVSVGGYATNLHSQRWMSLSGVKRDLISQGDVMEGQFRLGDHWGWVLRYFSPYDDDSQWGMALTAREDEISPSGMSQERWKRYGLRALRYSDNGRTRFGWGVLVENVDLKDSRTLTGPYLYLYHDGTDSKQHPTRGYALEVNVWSPNLDRVISRTVFNRYVPWGDRYRVVISGGLETGDREDPPHRAYLGDQEELYSLGDSPLAGDQAAWLRVGISGTVMQTWWGRLDAELFGTAGMVMNRWTRTNDSWEVGLALSIPGQFFNGRLMTVYDKGGNLTFGFSVGDPIWWNSPLP from the coding sequence ATGACCGTGTTGAGGCGAAGCACGTTGGCTTTGTTCGTGGGGATCTCGCTTCTGATCCATCTGGCCACCCCATCGGCCATCATGGGGTCCCAGGGGGATGGGGTGGTGTTGGTACTCTCCGGGGGGGGCACCAAGGGGCTGGCCCACATAGGGGTCCTCAAGGTCCTGGAGGAGGCGGGGGTCAGGATAGACGGCATAGTGGGCACCAGCATGGGGGCCATAATAGGGGGCCTCTACGCCTGCGGGTACAGCGCCCATGATCTGGAGCGGCTGGTGATGGAGAACAGCATCCTGGACCTGCTGTACGACCGGACCCCCCAGGACATCCCGGACGCGTCGCTGAACCGGCTTCCCAAGGGCCGCTCCGGCCTGTTCGACTTCCACTTCGATAAGGACCACAACCGGGTAGGTCCCATGGGGGGCATGTCCGCCACCCGGCTGGTGTCCTTCTTGAGCCGGGTGACCGGGGAGCGGTTTCAGGGGGGGGACTTCGATCGGCTGAGGATCCCCTTCGCGGCGGTGGCCACCGACCTGGAGACGGGGGAGACGGTGGTGCTGAGGCGGGGTAACCTGGCGTACGCCATGAGGGCCTCCATGGCCATACCGGGCATCTTCGACCCCTGGATGGTGGATGGCCGGCTCCTGGTGGATGGGGGACTGGTGGCCAACCTGCCGGTCTCCATAGCCCGGGAGCTCTTCCCGGGCAGGAAGGTCCTGGCGGTGAACCTGTCGGACATGGGGGTCAAGAACCGGCGGGAGATAAGGACCCTGTACGACGTGGTGGCCCAGTCCCTCAACATAATAACCGCCCCGTCGATCCGGTCCGAGGCCTCCAAGGCGGACCTGCTGGTAGAGCCCGACGTGGGGCGGTTTGGCCTGTTGGACCCCGGGGGCTACGACAGGATAATAGCCGCCGGGGTTGAGGCCGCCCGGGGGCTTGGGGATCGGATCGCCGCTCTGAGCCCTCGGGACGGGGCCCCGCCGGCATCGCCCGCTCTCCTGGCCAAGGAGCCGCCGGTGGTGATGAGCGTCCAAGTGGAGGGCCTGCCCCCGGAGATGGCGAGGGACGTGGAGGAGCACCTGCGGCCCTGGGTCGGCAAGGGGCTGGACATGGAGGCGGTGCTGAGGGAGGCGGACCGGCTGTCCCGCCGGGAAGACTTCGTGTCGGTTAACGGGTACGCCAGGCCTCGGGACGACCGGGGGGTGGACGTGGTCATGTCCTTCCAGAGGCGCCCGCCCATAGAGGTCTCCGTGGGGGGCTACGCCACCAACCTTCACTCCCAGCGGTGGATGTCCCTCTCCGGAGTGAAGAGGGACTTGATCTCCCAGGGGGACGTGATGGAGGGACAGTTCAGGCTGGGGGACCACTGGGGCTGGGTCCTTCGGTACTTCTCCCCCTACGATGACGACTCCCAGTGGGGGATGGCCTTGACCGCCCGGGAGGATGAGATATCCCCCAGCGGGATGTCCCAGGAGCGGTGGAAGAGATACGGTCTCAGGGCCCTTCGCTACTCGGACAACGGCAGGACCCGGTTCGGCTGGGGGGTCCTGGTGGAGAACGTGGACTTGAAGGACTCCAGGACGCTGACGGGCCCATACCTCTACCTGTACCACGACGGCACGGACTCCAAACAGCACCCCACCAGGGGGTACGCCCTGGAGGTCAACGTTTGGTCCCCCAACCTTGACAGGGTCATCTCCAGGACGGTGTTCAACCGCTACGTTCCCTGGGGTGACCGGTACCGGGTGGTCATAAGCGGGGGGCTCGAGACCGGGGACCGGGAGGATCCCCCTCACCGGGCCTACCTGGGGGATCAGGAGGAACTCTACAGCCTGGGGGACAGCCCCCTGGCGGGGGATCAGGCCGCGTGGCTGAGGGTAGGGATATCCGGCACGGTGATGCAGACCTGGTGGGGCAGGCTGGACGCGGAGCTCTTCGGCACCGCCGGGATGGTGATGAACCGGTGGACCAGGACCAACGATTCCTGGGAGGTGGGGCTGGCCCTGTCGATCCCGGGGCAGTTCTTCAACGGCCGACTGATGACCGTGTACGACAAGGGGGGCAACCTGACCTTCGGCTTCTCGGTGGGGGATCCCATCTGGTGGAACAGCCCCCTGCCCTAG
- a CDS encoding ketopantoate reductase family protein, with protein MTRVLVVGLGALGGRIACQLSAAGVPVMALERSTQGTRSLTYVGRDGIEIRANIRSTSSPCAARDFAPLVAFVTVKAYKTWEAAEALSQALPGEALAVTLQNGLGNLETLASVLGEHRTAAGVCTYGAHREGDRIFWGGDGQIRIGSPWGASVSIPIEVLKAGGFDAHESHDIRRDIWTKAAVNCCINPLTALLRVRNGELRSSPWAMEIIRSVIQETVQAAGLQGVALDPEEVRRTVESVMEATGGNRSSMLQDVEARRPTEIGSLSLKVAEICRDGGLSAPVSAALGELVRALEDLSIPKG; from the coding sequence TTGACCCGGGTCCTGGTGGTTGGACTGGGGGCCCTGGGGGGGAGGATCGCCTGTCAGCTCTCCGCCGCCGGGGTCCCAGTGATGGCCCTGGAGAGATCCACGCAAGGGACGAGGTCCTTGACATACGTTGGGAGGGACGGGATCGAGATCCGGGCAAACATCCGGTCCACCTCATCCCCTTGCGCCGCCCGGGACTTCGCCCCCCTGGTGGCCTTCGTCACCGTCAAGGCTTACAAGACCTGGGAGGCCGCCGAGGCGCTGTCCCAGGCGCTGCCCGGGGAGGCTTTGGCGGTTACGCTGCAGAACGGCCTGGGTAACCTGGAGACCCTGGCATCCGTCCTGGGGGAGCATAGGACGGCAGCGGGGGTCTGCACCTACGGAGCCCACCGGGAGGGGGACCGGATATTCTGGGGGGGCGACGGGCAGATAAGGATCGGCTCCCCCTGGGGAGCCTCCGTGTCGATCCCCATAGAGGTCCTTAAGGCGGGGGGCTTCGACGCCCATGAGTCCCATGACATCCGAAGGGACATCTGGACCAAGGCGGCCGTAAACTGCTGCATAAACCCTTTGACCGCCCTGCTGCGGGTGAGGAACGGGGAGCTCCGATCCTCCCCCTGGGCCATGGAGATCATCCGCTCCGTGATCCAGGAGACCGTCCAGGCCGCGGGGCTTCAGGGGGTGGCGCTGGACCCGGAGGAGGTGCGCCGGACGGTGGAGTCGGTCATGGAGGCCACGGGGGGCAACAGGTCCTCCATGCTTCAGGACGTGGAGGCCCGGCGCCCCACCGAGATAGGATCCCTGTCCCTCAAGGTGGCGGAGATCTGCCGGGACGGGGGCCTCAGTGCCCCGGTCTCCGCCGCCCTGGGCGAGCTCGTCAGGGCTCTGGAGGACCTTTCGATTCCCAAAGGGTGA
- a CDS encoding tetratricopeptide repeat protein, giving the protein MNFAKMLCLGLAAVTFGVAPWQPQAEAKVKVRAVKSPVATRARDPLMAEAWRGGQQLVMEGKLNSAVRYLRRYVTVMPRSADGWFWLGRAYLAMGDHQRARNAFNRALAVDPYYPSLQPDRLDQSGMPLWPEITSPM; this is encoded by the coding sequence TTGAACTTTGCTAAGATGCTGTGTCTTGGTCTAGCTGCGGTGACATTTGGCGTGGCCCCCTGGCAACCCCAGGCGGAGGCCAAGGTCAAGGTCCGGGCGGTGAAGTCCCCGGTGGCCACCCGGGCCCGGGATCCCCTGATGGCGGAGGCCTGGCGGGGGGGACAGCAGCTGGTCATGGAGGGGAAGCTGAACTCGGCGGTCCGCTACCTGCGCCGCTACGTGACCGTGATGCCCCGATCCGCCGACGGGTGGTTCTGGCTGGGCAGGGCCTACCTGGCCATGGGGGATCACCAGAGGGCCAGGAACGCCTTCAACCGGGCCCTGGCGGTGGATCCCTACTACCCGTCCCTTCAGCCGGATCGGCTGGACCAGTCGGGCATGCCCCTGTGGCCGGAGATAACGTCCCCCATGTAG